A region from the uncultured Draconibacterium sp. genome encodes:
- a CDS encoding M20 family metallo-hydrolase: protein MEKYIELLKKLISTESFSKEEENAAAVMRDFLSKAGIAFKTKENNTWAFCKNFSAEKPTILLDSHIDTVRPAKGYTKDPFSPIEEGDKLFGLGSNDAGGPLVALLATFIHFYERNDLPFNLVYAATAEEEISGRRGLEIVLPEVAPITFAIIGEPTKMELAIAEKGLLVLDCYAHGKSGHAAREEGENALYKAIDDIDKLRNFEFKKVSDVLGKVKLSVTQIEAGTQHNVVPDNCHFVVDVRTNEHYTNKEAAEIIDQLIEAEVKPRSVRLNSSGISAHHPFARLVKTKGITIYGSPTTSDQAIISCMSVKMGPGDSARSHTADEFIYKTEIIEGIKRYIELLEELKI from the coding sequence ATGGAGAAATATATCGAACTGTTAAAAAAACTGATTTCTACAGAGTCGTTTAGTAAAGAAGAAGAAAATGCAGCGGCAGTTATGCGCGATTTTTTGAGTAAGGCAGGCATTGCTTTTAAAACCAAAGAGAACAATACCTGGGCCTTTTGCAAAAATTTTTCTGCTGAAAAACCCACCATCCTGCTCGATTCGCATATTGATACAGTTCGTCCTGCAAAGGGCTACACCAAAGATCCGTTTTCGCCCATTGAAGAAGGAGACAAATTGTTTGGTCTGGGCAGCAACGATGCAGGAGGGCCGCTTGTAGCACTTTTAGCCACCTTTATTCATTTTTACGAGCGTAACGACCTGCCTTTTAACCTGGTTTATGCAGCAACTGCTGAAGAAGAAATTTCGGGTAGACGGGGCCTGGAAATTGTTTTACCAGAAGTTGCCCCAATTACATTTGCAATAATTGGCGAACCTACCAAAATGGAGTTAGCCATCGCCGAAAAAGGCTTGCTGGTATTGGACTGTTACGCCCACGGAAAATCGGGACATGCAGCACGCGAAGAAGGCGAAAATGCATTGTACAAAGCTATTGATGACATTGACAAACTTCGGAATTTTGAGTTTAAAAAAGTATCGGATGTTCTGGGAAAAGTAAAACTTTCGGTAACTCAGATTGAAGCAGGAACCCAACACAATGTAGTACCCGACAATTGCCATTTTGTAGTTGATGTGCGCACCAATGAACATTATACCAACAAGGAAGCAGCTGAAATAATCGATCAGCTTATTGAGGCAGAAGTAAAACCACGTTCGGTTCGATTAAATTCTTCAGGCATATCGGCGCATCACCCTTTTGCCCGGCTTGTAAAAACAAAAGGTATAACCATTTATGGTTCGCCAACCACCTCCGACCAGGCCATTATTTCATGCATGTCGGTTAAAATGGGCCCCGGCGATTCGGCACGTTCGCATACTGCCGATGAGTTTATCTATAAAACGGAGATTATTGAAGGCATAAAAAGATACATTGAACTATTGGAAGAATTAAAAATCTGA
- the mnmH gene encoding tRNA 2-selenouridine(34) synthase MnmH: protein MLREISINEYLNKAAEVPLVDVRSPGEYQKGHIPGASNIPLFSNEERAAVGTVYVQQSKEKAIELGYKYVTPKLDWFISESKKRSRQNSIAVHCWRGGMRSKSFAQHLSENGFADVFVIRGGYKAFRKHALEAFKTKAEICILGGYTGSGKTYILKELKNKGAQIIDLEGLANHKGSAFGRVGSGEQPTIEQFENNLFWQWKDLDLQKPIWVEDESHRIGLVNIPMNFYNNMRQQPVIFLDIPRQERAQHLVNEYASVNKAILEDSIRRISKRLGGLNTQKALDHLEKNEFFEVAMITLVYYDKYYWRGLKNREHNHIYPVEIKHIDHSTNAQQILNYHESVRV from the coding sequence ATGCTTAGGGAAATTTCAATAAATGAATATTTAAATAAAGCCGCAGAGGTACCATTGGTTGATGTACGATCGCCAGGCGAATACCAAAAAGGACACATTCCGGGGGCTTCAAATATTCCATTATTCTCGAATGAAGAACGGGCTGCCGTAGGTACAGTTTACGTTCAGCAGTCAAAAGAAAAAGCCATTGAACTGGGTTATAAATACGTAACTCCAAAACTGGATTGGTTTATTTCCGAATCAAAAAAGCGATCCCGGCAGAACAGCATTGCAGTGCATTGCTGGCGCGGAGGCATGCGCTCAAAATCGTTTGCGCAACACCTTTCCGAAAATGGATTTGCTGATGTTTTTGTAATTCGAGGCGGTTACAAAGCTTTCAGAAAACATGCACTTGAGGCTTTTAAAACCAAAGCCGAAATTTGTATTCTTGGCGGTTATACCGGCAGCGGAAAAACCTATATTTTAAAGGAACTAAAGAATAAAGGCGCACAAATTATCGATTTGGAGGGCTTGGCCAATCATAAAGGTTCTGCTTTTGGGCGTGTAGGTTCGGGCGAACAACCTACAATCGAGCAATTTGAAAACAACCTGTTCTGGCAGTGGAAAGATCTTGACTTGCAAAAGCCCATCTGGGTTGAAGACGAGAGCCACCGTATTGGTTTGGTAAATATTCCCATGAATTTTTATAATAACATGCGGCAGCAACCGGTTATTTTTCTCGATATACCGCGTCAAGAACGTGCCCAACACCTGGTTAACGAGTATGCATCGGTTAACAAAGCAATACTGGAAGATTCCATTCGTCGGATTTCGAAACGTTTGGGAGGCTTAAACACCCAAAAAGCCCTGGATCATTTAGAAAAAAATGAATTCTTTGAAGTGGCAATGATTACACTCGTTTATTACGACAAATATTACTGGCGCGGACTGAAAAATCGCGAACACAACCATATTTATCCTGTTGAGATAAAACATATTGATCACTCAACAAATGCACAGCAAATTTTAAACTACCATGAATCAGTCAGAGTTTAA
- the selD gene encoding selenide, water dikinase SelD encodes MNQSEFKSIKLTQYSHGAGCGCKISPKVLSTILETKLDMGLQPNLLVGNDSRDDAAVLDLENGTAIISTTDFFMPIVDDPFTFGRIAATNAISDVFAMGGKPILAIAILGWPVNKLAPEIAREVVEGGRQVCKEVGISLAGGHSIDSPEPIFGLAVTGQVELKNIKQNDTATKGCKLLLTKPLGVGILTTAQKKGILSLEHAEIAPQLMCQLNTPGYELAKIRGVKAMTDVTGFGLLGHLTEMCEGSGLSAQIEYEKIPCLPILEPYLQQNCIPGGTHRNWESYGHNVALKQESYKNILCDPQTSGGLLLAVDPQALEEVKDCLKNFGIEAEPFGQLSEKQNGQLISVH; translated from the coding sequence ATGAATCAGTCAGAGTTTAAGAGCATTAAGCTCACCCAATACAGTCACGGAGCAGGCTGCGGATGCAAAATATCGCCAAAAGTATTAAGTACCATACTTGAAACAAAACTGGATATGGGTTTACAACCGAACCTACTGGTTGGCAACGATAGCCGTGATGATGCTGCCGTACTTGATTTGGAAAATGGCACTGCAATTATTAGTACCACCGACTTTTTTATGCCAATTGTTGACGACCCGTTTACCTTTGGACGCATTGCAGCAACCAATGCCATTAGCGATGTGTTTGCCATGGGCGGAAAACCTATTCTGGCTATTGCCATTCTGGGTTGGCCGGTGAATAAACTGGCACCTGAAATTGCCCGTGAGGTGGTTGAAGGGGGCCGACAGGTTTGCAAGGAAGTAGGCATTAGTTTGGCTGGCGGACACAGTATCGACAGTCCGGAACCAATTTTTGGACTGGCGGTAACCGGGCAGGTCGAACTAAAAAACATAAAACAAAACGACACCGCTACAAAGGGGTGCAAGCTTCTGCTTACCAAACCTCTGGGAGTTGGCATATTAACTACTGCACAAAAAAAAGGAATTCTAAGCCTGGAGCATGCTGAAATTGCGCCGCAACTGATGTGTCAGCTAAACACTCCGGGTTACGAGTTGGCAAAAATTCGCGGAGTAAAAGCAATGACCGATGTAACCGGATTTGGCCTGCTGGGGCACCTCACCGAAATGTGCGAAGGCAGCGGTTTGTCGGCACAAATTGAATATGAAAAAATACCATGTTTGCCAATTCTCGAACCTTACCTGCAACAAAACTGTATTCCGGGAGGAACACATCGGAACTGGGAAAGCTACGGCCACAATGTTGCATTAAAGCAAGAAAGCTACAAAAACATTCTTTGCGACCCGCAAACCAGTGGAGGACTGCTATTGGCTGTTGACCCACAGGCTTTGGAAGAGGTGAAAGATTGCCTCAAAAATTTTGGTATTGAAGCCGAACCATTTGGCCAGTTAAGCGAAAAACAAAACGGCCAACTAATTTCGGTGCATTAA
- a CDS encoding VF530 family protein, producing MSKEQANNPLHGKTLEAILVYLVSYYGFEELGDRIRINCFRKDPSIKSSLKFLRRTPWAREKVENLYLETLKK from the coding sequence ATGAGTAAAGAACAAGCAAACAATCCCTTGCACGGCAAAACCCTGGAAGCAATTTTGGTATACCTGGTTAGCTACTATGGTTTTGAAGAATTAGGAGACAGAATCAGGATAAACTGTTTCCGAAAGGATCCAAGCATAAAATCAAGTTTAAAATTCTTACGACGAACTCCATGGGCCCGCGAAAAAGTTGAAAATCTTTACCTTGAAACCCTGAAAAAGTAG
- a CDS encoding DUF4395 domain-containing protein, translating to MSKVFQFGENVQGYSIPVLNEREIRAAAGILFMLMFISIQQAAAGDFTLLKYAIIAFLSDMLIRVFVSPRFAPTLIIGRWIVRNQTPEYVGARQKKFAWKIGVALALIMLVLVVIVNSFSPISGIICMVCLLFLFFEAAFGICLGCKFYPLFFKDKVQYCPGEVCDIKSRHEIQKTNWTHLLIVLGFAAFIAVNYLLFHGFFTEAPFDLFGITS from the coding sequence ATGAGCAAAGTATTTCAATTTGGTGAAAATGTGCAGGGCTACAGTATTCCTGTATTAAACGAGCGAGAAATAAGAGCAGCAGCAGGCATACTTTTTATGCTGATGTTTATATCCATTCAACAGGCAGCAGCCGGCGATTTTACCTTGCTAAAATATGCCATTATAGCTTTTTTAAGCGATATGCTGATACGTGTTTTCGTGAGTCCCCGATTTGCGCCAACATTAATAATTGGGCGCTGGATTGTTCGCAATCAAACACCGGAATACGTTGGTGCGCGCCAGAAAAAATTTGCGTGGAAAATAGGAGTGGCACTGGCGCTAATTATGTTGGTGCTGGTGGTAATTGTCAACTCTTTCAGCCCCATATCGGGGATTATTTGCATGGTATGTTTACTATTTCTCTTTTTCGAAGCCGCCTTTGGCATTTGCCTGGGTTGTAAATTTTACCCGCTATTTTTCAAAGATAAAGTACAATATTGCCCCGGCGAGGTTTGCGATATTAAATCGAGACACGAAATTCAGAAAACAAATTGGACACATTTACTGATTGTACTGGGTTTCGCCGCATTTATTGCAGTAAACTATCTTTTGTTTCACGGATTTTTTACTGAGGCACCGTTCGATCTTTTTGGAATTACGAGCTAA
- a CDS encoding NAD(P) transhydrogenase subunit alpha yields MILGLLKEHGIETRVALLPETVKAFTDLKVEVLVEQGAGETAFASDADYEAVGGKPVSRDEVFEKADVLLQIQPPAEGDTGRIKDSQVWISAFNPLWDKALVKTFLEKGITTFSLDLIPRTTRAQAMDILSSMATVSGYMAVLEAASKLPTFFPMFMTAAGTIRPASVLILGAGVAGLQAIATSRKLGAQVQVFDVRSAVKEEVMSLGGKFVEVEGATEDKAAGGYAVEQTEDFKKKQQQAINDVAAKSNVVICTAQIPGRTAPLLIPKEAVEGMKPGSVIIDLAASTGGNCELTKDNETVVYKGVTIVGQSNYPAQKPIDASRMFGKNVLNFMKLMIEEDGALNLNFEDDIVKGTCITHAKELYNERVKSIIENA; encoded by the coding sequence ATGATTCTTGGATTATTAAAGGAACACGGTATTGAAACGCGTGTCGCTTTACTTCCGGAAACTGTTAAAGCATTTACCGATTTAAAAGTAGAGGTATTGGTTGAACAGGGAGCTGGTGAAACAGCTTTTGCTTCAGATGCTGATTACGAAGCAGTTGGTGGCAAACCGGTTAGTCGCGATGAAGTGTTTGAAAAAGCTGATGTTCTCCTGCAGATTCAGCCGCCGGCTGAAGGAGACACCGGGAGAATTAAGGACTCTCAGGTTTGGATAAGCGCTTTCAATCCCTTATGGGACAAAGCCCTGGTAAAAACATTCCTCGAAAAAGGGATTACAACCTTTAGCCTCGACCTGATTCCGCGAACAACGCGCGCACAGGCCATGGACATTTTATCGTCGATGGCAACGGTATCGGGCTATATGGCAGTGTTGGAGGCAGCATCAAAGCTTCCTACCTTTTTCCCGATGTTTATGACTGCAGCCGGTACAATTCGCCCGGCAAGTGTGCTGATTTTGGGAGCCGGCGTAGCTGGTTTGCAAGCCATTGCAACCTCAAGAAAACTCGGTGCACAGGTGCAGGTATTCGACGTGCGCTCGGCAGTTAAAGAAGAGGTAATGAGCCTCGGCGGTAAATTTGTTGAAGTTGAAGGCGCCACCGAAGACAAAGCTGCCGGAGGTTATGCTGTTGAACAAACTGAAGATTTTAAAAAGAAACAACAGCAGGCTATTAACGACGTAGCTGCAAAATCGAATGTGGTTATTTGTACCGCACAAATTCCCGGCCGAACAGCTCCTCTGCTTATTCCTAAAGAAGCAGTTGAAGGCATGAAACCCGGCTCGGTAATAATCGACCTGGCTGCATCCACAGGCGGGAACTGCGAACTTACAAAAGACAACGAAACAGTTGTTTACAAAGGGGTTACCATCGTTGGACAATCGAATTACCCCGCTCAAAAACCTATCGACGCCAGCCGTATGTTTGGAAAAAATGTGCTTAACTTCATGAAACTGATGATTGAAGAAGACGGCGCACTTAACCTGAATTTTGAAGACGATATTGTAAAAGGAACCTGCATTACACATGCAAAAGAACTTTACAACGAGCGAGTAAAATCAATAATTGAAAACGCATAA
- a CDS encoding NAD(P) transhydrogenase subunit alpha, with product MEQFLTFFFEYKEAIFIIALSVFVGIEVISNVPAVLHTPLMSGANAISGVIIIGGIILVGHADLTKFSLDLVLGILALIFGTLNVVGGFAVTDRMLEMFKKKKK from the coding sequence ATGGAACAATTTTTAACCTTTTTCTTTGAGTACAAAGAAGCAATTTTCATCATTGCCCTATCTGTATTTGTGGGTATTGAAGTAATTTCCAATGTGCCGGCAGTTTTGCATACGCCGCTCATGTCAGGAGCCAACGCCATTAGTGGTGTTATTATTATTGGTGGTATTATTCTGGTTGGCCATGCCGACCTTACAAAATTTTCACTTGACCTGGTACTGGGTATTCTAGCCCTTATTTTTGGTACCCTTAACGTGGTAGGTGGTTTTGCGGTTACCGACAGAATGCTTGAAATGTTTAAAAAGAAAAAAAAGTAG
- a CDS encoding NAD(P)(+) transhydrogenase (Re/Si-specific) subunit beta, with protein MDKVLGTINGLEFTVGDTLLELSYLIAALLFVFGLKLLSHPETARRGNLWAAGGMGLAMITTLLLHKNSAGEGISLTNIWIILCAIGVGAAIGWMVARKVKMTAMPQLVSLYNATGGGASMLVALLEYPAAAAGDVQSILVTVLGLIIGAVAFSGSLIAFGKLDGRVGDIMKPFMTYLNLVLLIATVIMGVYIIISPNQPAEMMWAIYALTALALVYGVMFVMPIGGADMPVVISLLNSFTGIAAAMAGFIYNNQAMILGGILVGAAGMILTVLMCKAMNRSLLNVIIGAFGGGGAALDREQGSIKEITLSDAAVLLSYSQKVVVIPGYGLAVAQAQHIAHELDSLLESKGVEVKYAIHPVAGRMPGHMNVLLAEADVPYEQLVEMDDINPDMPNVDVAIVVGANDVVNPAAYDDPSSPIYGMPIIDAHLAKNIIIMKRGMGKGYAGIENFLFFNDKTRMLFGDAKKSISSLVSEIKNM; from the coding sequence ATGGATAAAGTATTAGGAACAATAAACGGATTGGAATTTACTGTTGGCGATACTTTGCTCGAACTGAGCTACCTGATTGCCGCACTATTATTTGTTTTTGGATTGAAACTACTTTCGCACCCTGAAACCGCTCGCCGCGGTAACTTATGGGCTGCCGGAGGTATGGGACTGGCCATGATAACCACTTTGCTGTTGCATAAAAACTCTGCAGGCGAAGGTATTTCGCTTACCAATATTTGGATTATTTTATGTGCCATAGGTGTTGGAGCAGCCATTGGTTGGATGGTGGCCCGTAAAGTAAAAATGACAGCCATGCCGCAGCTGGTTTCGTTGTACAATGCAACCGGAGGTGGAGCATCAATGCTGGTAGCTCTGCTGGAATACCCCGCAGCTGCCGCCGGAGACGTTCAATCGATTTTGGTTACCGTGTTAGGTCTGATTATCGGTGCAGTTGCCTTCAGCGGAAGTTTAATTGCCTTTGGTAAACTCGACGGACGCGTGGGCGATATAATGAAACCATTTATGACCTACCTGAACCTGGTATTGCTAATTGCAACCGTGATAATGGGTGTATACATCATTATTTCGCCAAATCAACCCGCAGAGATGATGTGGGCTATTTATGCGCTTACCGCGCTAGCACTGGTTTACGGTGTTATGTTTGTTATGCCAATTGGAGGAGCCGATATGCCGGTAGTTATTTCGCTGCTGAACTCGTTTACAGGTATTGCTGCAGCTATGGCCGGTTTTATCTACAACAACCAGGCAATGATTCTTGGTGGTATTCTGGTTGGAGCTGCAGGTATGATTCTTACCGTGCTAATGTGTAAAGCAATGAACCGTTCGTTGCTGAATGTTATTATCGGAGCATTTGGTGGTGGAGGCGCTGCTCTCGACCGCGAACAGGGCAGTATAAAAGAAATTACGTTAAGCGATGCCGCAGTTTTGCTAAGCTACTCGCAAAAAGTTGTAGTTATTCCGGGGTACGGATTAGCAGTAGCTCAGGCACAGCATATTGCACACGAACTGGATTCCTTGCTCGAAAGTAAGGGCGTTGAAGTAAAATACGCTATTCACCCGGTAGCAGGACGCATGCCCGGCCACATGAATGTTTTATTAGCCGAAGCTGATGTTCCTTACGAACAGTTGGTTGAGATGGACGATATTAATCCGGATATGCCAAACGTTGATGTAGCCATTGTTGTGGGCGCCAACGATGTGGTGAATCCGGCAGCATACGACGACCCAAGCAGTCCGATTTACGGTATGCCGATTATTGATGCACACCTGGCTAAAAATATTATTATCATGAAACGTGGTATGGGTAAAGGCTATGCAGGTATCGAAAACTTCCTGTTCTTTAACGACAAAACACGCATGTTGTTTGGCGACGCTAAAAAATCAATTTCAAGTTTGGTTAGCGAAATTAAAAACATGTAA
- a CDS encoding polysaccharide deacetylase family protein encodes MRNKLSISVFIRLILTATILFVLFGCRQTKQQGAVVFSFDDQYIDEWYSQRDLFNRYNIKATFFINRPHLLSAAQIEKLKQLQADGHEIGCHGLNHLNVVDYKDSVEVLVKKEIKPAIKILTEMGFPPSSFAHPFGKSLPEIDDVLLQHFKYLRKATYNINDTTIDFYNEIYATPNHYKVTNSMGIDTNYNISEENFETGLLRAVDRNEVLILHAHKTDSSLANYTVSPAYLESAFKLCRQHHLKSLRISDLENYFSGH; translated from the coding sequence ATGAGAAACAAGCTATCTATAAGTGTTTTTATAAGGCTAATTTTAACTGCCACAATACTGTTTGTGCTGTTTGGTTGCAGGCAAACAAAACAACAAGGAGCAGTGGTATTTTCGTTTGACGACCAATACATTGACGAGTGGTACAGCCAGCGCGATTTGTTTAACCGATACAACATAAAAGCCACATTTTTTATTAATCGTCCTCACCTGTTAAGCGCTGCCCAGATTGAAAAACTCAAACAACTGCAAGCCGATGGACATGAAATTGGCTGCCACGGGTTAAATCATTTAAATGTGGTTGATTATAAGGATTCTGTTGAGGTGCTTGTTAAAAAAGAGATTAAACCGGCAATAAAAATCCTTACCGAAATGGGTTTTCCTCCCAGCTCTTTTGCTCATCCGTTTGGAAAATCGCTTCCGGAAATTGATGACGTGCTTTTGCAACATTTCAAATACCTGAGAAAAGCAACGTACAATATAAACGATACCACCATCGACTTTTATAATGAGATTTATGCCACTCCCAACCATTACAAGGTAACCAATTCAATGGGTATTGATACCAATTACAACATCTCTGAAGAGAATTTTGAAACCGGACTGCTTCGTGCTGTTGATAGAAATGAAGTACTCATTCTGCATGCTCATAAAACCGATAGCAGTCTGGCCAATTATACCGTTAGTCCCGCGTACCTGGAGTCTGCTTTTAAACTATGCAGGCAACACCACCTAAAATCACTAAGAATATCCGACCTTGAAAACTACTTTTCAGGGCATTAA
- a CDS encoding acetate uptake transporter, whose translation MSTQKIGNPAVVGLAGFGLTTLLLQIHNIGLLGIGPVLAMGFIFGGLAQMIAGFMEQKVGNNFGFSAFVAYGSFWIGLGIIWLLNHFNIYAASHTDVGWYLVAWALYTCILLFASFYVHKAMAITFILLELGFILLIIGHFGFPKMNVVAGFELIFCALSAWYMMAAIIINDLAGKTVLPLGTAWAKKAS comes from the coding sequence ATGAGTACTCAAAAAATTGGTAATCCGGCGGTTGTAGGTTTGGCCGGTTTCGGACTGACAACCCTGCTGCTGCAAATTCATAACATCGGTTTATTAGGCATTGGCCCTGTTTTAGCCATGGGCTTTATTTTTGGTGGACTGGCGCAAATGATTGCCGGATTTATGGAACAAAAAGTTGGTAACAACTTTGGCTTTAGTGCCTTCGTTGCTTATGGTTCTTTTTGGATTGGGCTTGGAATCATCTGGCTGCTTAACCACTTTAATATTTATGCAGCATCGCATACCGATGTGGGCTGGTACCTGGTAGCATGGGCGCTTTACACCTGTATTTTGCTTTTTGCATCGTTTTATGTTCACAAGGCAATGGCCATTACCTTTATTTTACTCGAACTGGGTTTTATCCTCTTGATTATCGGTCATTTTGGTTTCCCAAAAATGAATGTGGTAGCCGGTTTTGAACTCATTTTTTGTGCACTTTCCGCCTGGTATATGATGGCAGCTATAATAATTAACGATCTTGCCGGAAAAACCGTACTTCCCTTGGGAACTGCATGGGCTAAGAAAGCAAGCTAA
- a CDS encoding HAMP domain-containing sensor histidine kinase, translating into MFEDFTLTSYAPAMRYTNGQLESQSKLILDNKQLVSFVESISQMVLILNKHRQVVYVNKSYKDFCKTLNQDPIIGKRPGETFNCANAFKSAGGCGTSSACKSCGAVNAILESQKGRRSTKECQILTTTNDALDLKVTATPMELAGEALTIFSVIDISADKRRKSLERVFIHDILNSAGAISGLSSIIKEINNPDEIKELAQTIEDASRSLIDEIQSQRELGAAERGELQPLIAEMDSAPILSQLQKAYAKHELNFGKPVVIDQKSVNCTIATDRVLLKRILGNMIKNAIEINLPNDTITLCCQNQEDCTMISVHNNSFIPIKIQNQLFKRFYSTKGKGRGLGTYSMKLLGERYLNGKVNFTSTEEDGTTFYIKLPK; encoded by the coding sequence ATGTTTGAAGATTTTACCCTAACGAGCTACGCTCCGGCAATGCGCTATACAAACGGGCAGCTTGAAAGTCAATCCAAATTAATCCTCGATAATAAGCAGTTGGTAAGTTTTGTTGAGTCCATCTCTCAAATGGTACTCATATTAAATAAACACCGGCAAGTTGTTTATGTCAATAAAAGCTATAAAGATTTTTGTAAAACACTGAACCAGGATCCAATAATTGGAAAACGTCCGGGCGAGACTTTTAATTGCGCCAATGCATTTAAATCGGCTGGAGGTTGCGGTACATCAAGCGCCTGTAAATCATGCGGAGCAGTAAATGCCATTTTAGAGTCGCAAAAAGGAAGACGTTCGACCAAAGAATGTCAGATACTAACCACAACAAACGATGCACTGGATCTTAAGGTTACAGCAACCCCCATGGAATTAGCCGGGGAAGCCTTAACCATTTTTTCGGTTATTGATATAAGCGCTGATAAAAGAAGAAAATCGCTTGAACGTGTTTTTATTCATGATATTCTTAACAGTGCAGGAGCAATATCCGGACTCTCTTCAATTATTAAAGAAATTAACAACCCTGACGAAATAAAAGAATTGGCGCAGACTATTGAAGATGCCTCACGCAGCCTCATCGATGAAATTCAATCTCAACGAGAACTTGGAGCAGCGGAACGTGGAGAATTACAGCCACTAATAGCTGAAATGGATAGTGCACCGATACTTAGCCAGTTACAAAAGGCTTATGCCAAGCACGAGTTAAACTTTGGAAAACCGGTGGTTATAGACCAAAAATCAGTGAACTGTACCATTGCAACCGACCGCGTTTTGTTAAAACGAATCCTGGGCAACATGATTAAAAATGCCATAGAAATTAATTTACCCAATGATACCATTACGCTTTGTTGCCAAAACCAAGAAGATTGTACGATGATATCTGTTCATAACAATAGCTTTATCCCTATTAAAATTCAGAATCAGCTGTTTAAACGTTTTTATTCAACCAAAGGCAAGGGACGTGGTTTAGGCACTTATAGTATGAAACTTTTGGGCGAACGCTACCTTAACGGCAAGGTTAATTTTACCAGTACGGAAGAAGACGGCACCACTTTTTATATCAAACTTCCAAAATAA
- a CDS encoding GreA/GreB family elongation factor, whose protein sequence is MTKEKLYHKIMAIIDQRIERAQLAIASAKESRDSETKSSVGDKYETGRTLMQQEVEKNRVQLHQAERLKTELGNINLRKKHSYVEFGSLVNCKQNTYFISAALGQIEVDGRTCFCISLVSPIGQALRHKKVGDTVNFRGKSITILTIE, encoded by the coding sequence ATGACCAAAGAAAAGTTATATCATAAAATTATGGCCATAATCGATCAGCGAATCGAAAGGGCACAATTGGCCATTGCTTCAGCAAAAGAATCGCGCGATAGCGAAACCAAAAGCAGTGTTGGCGACAAGTACGAAACAGGCCGCACTTTAATGCAACAGGAAGTTGAAAAAAACCGTGTTCAATTACACCAGGCCGAACGTTTGAAAACCGAACTGGGGAACATAAACCTCCGGAAAAAACATAGTTATGTTGAATTTGGAAGCCTCGTAAACTGTAAACAAAATACCTATTTTATTTCTGCGGCATTGGGACAAATTGAAGTGGATGGGAGAACTTGTTTTTGCATCTCGCTGGTTTCGCCAATAGGCCAGGCACTGCGTCACAAAAAAGTTGGCGACACCGTTAATTTCAGGGGAAAATCGATTACCATACTTACAATAGAATAA
- a CDS encoding pentapeptide repeat-containing protein, translating into MKYITDTDFKNKNYASAGLEAADYESCCFTDCNFSDTDLSEISFEDCRFENCNFSNTKISNTAFKNISFKSCKLIGLQFDECNPFLLEFNFEGCVLNYSSFYQLKIKGTRFIRCSLLEVDFSETVLTKALFSECDLAGAIFSYTQLQKTDLRNSVNLILDPEQNQLAGARFSHDMLPGLLGKYNIKID; encoded by the coding sequence ATGAAATACATAACCGATACCGATTTTAAAAATAAAAATTACGCATCAGCCGGGCTGGAAGCAGCCGATTATGAAAGCTGTTGTTTTACGGATTGTAACTTCTCGGATACCGATTTGAGCGAAATTAGTTTTGAAGATTGCCGGTTTGAAAACTGTAATTTTAGCAACACAAAAATTAGCAATACTGCTTTTAAAAACATAAGCTTTAAAAGCTGCAAACTTATCGGATTACAATTCGACGAATGCAATCCGTTTTTGCTGGAGTTTAATTTTGAAGGCTGTGTGCTTAACTATTCCTCATTTTATCAGCTAAAAATAAAAGGCACACGCTTTATCCGGTGTTCTTTGCTCGAAGTTGACTTTAGTGAAACAGTCCTTACAAAAGCCCTATTTTCAGAATGCGACCTTGCCGGAGCAATTTTTAGTTATACCCAACTGCAGAAAACCGATTTGCGAAATTCGGTAAACCTGATACTTGACCCCGAGCAGAACCAACTGGCCGGAGCCCGCTTTTCACACGATATGCTTCCCGGGCTACTCGGGAAATATAACATTAAGATAGATTAA